A section of the Enterococcus montenegrensis genome encodes:
- the helD gene encoding RNA polymerase recycling motor HelD: MDERAKEQQHVEWTIALIYNEQQLIKDQQQQLSGKMQAELKEVADHQIRGGSDEAFYESAVEYRQHEQELLLKYHTAESQGKRLKTLATMKDNPYFARIDFTEGKEGKETLYLGIASLRDKNQETIVIDWRAPIANLYYEGELGPAFYETDHDRYEVELLLKRQFKIQAGKMLSMVDTSEVINDEFLLEILDEASSSQMKNIVSTIQKAQNKIIRDTTSKIMLIEGIAGSGKTSALLQRIAFLLYRNRKWLADEQVLLFSPNHLFSDYISMVLPSLGESTVPTRTFRAFMDQLLPNFTIEKEAEQETVFLTGNEKQSERLKSSLVLVKASKNYIQKITQLGPLFRNLKINGQTLISTKQMRNWYEETNPNLPLYQRTQLLQTKLLKKVGGLQKDEAKKSWVKDAAEEELQQYFADHPNLTDSEENERKLRNQIKKQIVKRHFRSMVRSINRFQFINFSKQYLHFLQSIPKKVLSAHHVDLTQWQKSIEETRRLLKNRLLKQEDAVLFFLLLKGLRPVDLPVQARFIFIDEMQDFPPAQVALLRELYPQANLTLCGDLNQKVFGNETIVGNLADLFSDQVVTRYQLTTSYRSTKEITDFANQFLSEDDTVELTARKGDLPTLVTGFNEQQCLTYLKNDLKANEAKAKYWRTAIICRTSQDCVNLYHALDQDLQKEIQLIVSEEDFMKRRIMIIPAYLAKGLEFDRVYAWQVDESFKTPQDRLIFYTIATRAMHELTVISPEVLSPFFDTADPLTFNKIVL; the protein is encoded by the coding sequence ATGGATGAACGTGCCAAAGAGCAGCAACATGTCGAATGGACAATTGCGCTTATTTACAACGAGCAACAATTAATTAAAGACCAACAACAACAATTAAGTGGCAAAATGCAAGCCGAACTAAAAGAAGTAGCCGACCATCAAATTCGTGGTGGCTCAGACGAAGCATTTTACGAATCTGCGGTTGAATATCGCCAACATGAACAAGAACTATTATTAAAATACCACACTGCTGAAAGCCAAGGAAAACGTTTAAAAACTTTGGCTACTATGAAAGACAATCCCTACTTTGCTCGAATAGATTTTACTGAGGGCAAAGAAGGCAAAGAAACACTTTATCTTGGAATCGCTTCTTTACGGGATAAAAACCAAGAAACCATCGTCATTGATTGGCGCGCGCCAATTGCCAATCTTTACTATGAAGGTGAATTAGGGCCTGCCTTTTACGAAACTGACCACGATCGTTATGAAGTAGAACTTTTACTTAAGCGGCAATTTAAAATTCAAGCGGGTAAAATGCTTTCGATGGTAGACACATCAGAAGTAATCAACGATGAGTTTTTATTAGAAATTCTAGATGAAGCTTCTTCTTCTCAGATGAAAAATATTGTCTCCACCATTCAAAAAGCGCAAAACAAAATTATCCGCGATACCACCAGTAAGATAATGTTAATTGAAGGAATTGCTGGTAGCGGTAAAACGTCAGCACTCTTACAGCGAATTGCATTTTTATTATATCGCAATCGCAAATGGTTAGCTGATGAACAGGTACTCTTGTTTTCACCAAATCACTTATTTTCTGACTATATTTCTATGGTTTTGCCTTCATTAGGAGAAAGTACAGTTCCAACGCGGACATTTCGTGCCTTTATGGATCAATTATTACCAAATTTTACAATTGAAAAAGAAGCAGAACAAGAAACTGTCTTTTTAACTGGTAATGAAAAACAAAGTGAACGCCTTAAAAGTAGTTTGGTCTTAGTTAAAGCAAGTAAGAATTACATTCAAAAAATTACACAATTAGGACCTTTGTTCCGCAATCTTAAAATTAACGGACAAACTTTAATTTCCACAAAGCAAATGCGCAATTGGTACGAAGAAACAAATCCTAACTTACCGCTTTATCAACGAACACAACTTTTACAGACAAAACTACTAAAAAAAGTTGGCGGTTTACAAAAAGATGAAGCGAAAAAAAGCTGGGTGAAAGATGCTGCAGAAGAAGAATTACAACAATACTTTGCTGACCATCCGAATTTAACCGATTCTGAAGAAAATGAACGAAAATTACGGAATCAAATCAAAAAACAAATTGTTAAGCGCCATTTTCGTAGCATGGTAAGAAGCATCAATCGATTTCAATTTATTAACTTTTCAAAGCAATACCTCCACTTTTTACAAAGTATTCCAAAGAAAGTTTTATCAGCTCACCACGTTGATCTAACCCAGTGGCAAAAAAGCATTGAAGAAACGCGCAGGTTGTTAAAAAATCGTCTTTTAAAACAAGAAGACGCCGTTTTGTTCTTTTTATTGTTAAAAGGATTGCGCCCAGTCGACTTACCTGTACAAGCACGCTTTATTTTTATTGACGAAATGCAAGACTTTCCCCCTGCGCAAGTAGCCCTTTTGCGAGAATTATACCCGCAGGCTAATCTGACTTTATGTGGTGATTTAAATCAAAAAGTTTTTGGTAATGAAACAATTGTGGGGAATTTAGCTGATCTTTTTTCAGATCAAGTAGTTACCCGCTATCAGCTAACCACTAGTTATCGTTCAACCAAAGAAATTACCGATTTTGCCAATCAGTTTTTATCTGAAGATGATACTGTGGAGTTGACCGCCAGAAAAGGTGATCTACCGACGCTTGTTACAGGCTTTAATGAACAGCAATGTTTGACTTATTTAAAAAATGATCTAAAAGCAAATGAAGCAAAAGCCAAATACTGGCGTACCGCCATTATTTGCCGCACTAGTCAAGACTGCGTGAACTTGTATCATGCGCTAGATCAAGATTTACAAAAAGAAATTCAATTAATTGTCTCTGAAGAAGACTTTATGAAACGTCGTATTATGATTATTCCGGCCTATTTGGCAAAGGGATTAGAATTTGATCGCGTCTATGCTTGGCAAGTAGATGAAAGTTTCAAAACACCACAAGATCGTTTAATTTTCTATACGATTGCAACGCGGGCAATGCATGAATTAACGGTGATAAGCCCGGAAGTTCTATCGCCATTTTTTGATACAGCCGATCCTTTAACCTTTAATAAAATCGTCTTATAA